In Maridesulfovibrio frigidus DSM 17176, a genomic segment contains:
- a CDS encoding STAS domain-containing protein: MNLSQERSGNYLVVEINESRVDSTNFTRLESSLCELIEGGEKNLIINLSQVFFMDSSGIAGLLPSVKSLAEDGSLFLVGLTSTVLQLFNLGKLDTIFEIYPSVEEVLES; the protein is encoded by the coding sequence ATGAATTTATCTCAGGAAAGATCAGGAAATTATTTAGTAGTAGAGATTAATGAATCGAGAGTTGACTCTACTAATTTTACAAGACTTGAATCTTCGCTCTGTGAACTTATAGAGGGAGGGGAAAAGAATTTAATAATTAATCTTTCTCAAGTCTTTTTCATGGATTCAAGCGGTATTGCTGGTTTGCTTCCCAGTGTTAAATCACTGGCAGAAGATGGCAGTCTTTTTTTAGTGGGACTTACCAGCACCGTTTTACAGCTTTTTAATCTTGGCAAATTAGATACAATTTTTGAAATATATCCTTCGGTTGAAGAGGTCTTAGAAAGCTAA